ACCGACCAGGACCGCCGCGTGGCGGGCGTGCCGCTGCGCGACGCCGACGGCGGGTACGAGATCAACTGGGCCGCCATGGACGCCGCGTCGCGCGGGTCGCGGCTGCTGCTGCTGTGCCACCCGCACAACCCCACCGGGCGCATCTGGACGGCCGAGGAACTGCGCCGCCTGCGTGACCTCGTGCTGGCCCGCGACCTGTTCGTCATGAGCGACGAACTGCACGCCGACCTGCGCTACACCGACGGACCGTTCGAGAGTTTCGCCGCCGATCCGCGCGTGCAGAGCCGCACCGTCACCCTGACCGGCCCCTGCAAGGCCTTCAACACCGCCGGGCTGGGCATCGGCGTGATGGTCAGCCACAACGCCGCGCTGCTGTCCCGCGTGCGCCGCGCCGCCGGGGGCCTGATGGGCCACGAGAGCGCCCTGAGCATCACCATGTGGCAGGCCGCGCTGCGGGACGGCGGCCCCTGGCTGGCCGACACCGTGGCGTACCTGCGCGGCAACCGCGACTTCCTGGCCGACCACCTGCGCGAGCACCTGCCCTGGGTGCGCTTCCATGTGCCGCAGGCCACGTACCTCGCGTGGCTGGACCTGCGCGCCCACCCGCGCGCCGCCGACATCCACGCCTTCCTGCTGCAGGAGGCCAGGGTCGCCGTGCATGACGGCCCGGTCTTCGCGCACGAGGGCCACAAACCCCAGTACCAGGGCTTCATCCGCCTGAACTTCGCCACCAGCCGCGAACTGCTGACCGAGGCCCTGAACCGCATGACCGCCGCCCTGAAGCGCGAGATGTAATGAGGACGAGGGGAGTGGATCGTGGTCGTTCCACTTCCCACTCCCTGGTTACTGGGCGGTGAGGCTCACTGTGCGGTGAGGGCGCGCAGGTTCTCGATCAGGGGGCGCAGGCGCGCGGCGCGGACCTTCAGCGCGGCGCGGTTCACGATCAGGCGCGCGGTCGAGTGGAACAGCACCTCGACTTCCTCGAGGTTGTTGGCTTTCAGGGTGCCGCCGGTCTGCACGAGGTCCACGACCGCGTCGGCCAGTCCGGTCAGGCAGGCCAGTTCGATGTTCCCGCTGAGTTTCACGGTCTCGGCCGTGATGCCGCGCGAGTGCAGGTACGCGCGGGCCGCGCGGGGGTACTTGGTGCCCACGCGCGTGATCTCACCGGTCGCGCCGACCTCGCGGATCAGGGACAGGCGGCACCCGGCAAACTTCAGGTCCACCGGCTCGTACACGGTGCGGCCCGACTCGATCAGCACGTCCTTGCCCACGATCCCGGCGTCGGCCACGCCCAGGTCCACGTAGATCGGCACGTCCTGGTTACGCAGTTCCAGGATGGTCACGCCGGGAAATTCATGCCGCAGCGCGCGGGATTTTTCCGGCATGGTCAGCGGCAGGCCCGCCTGTGAGAGCAGCGCGATGGCGTCCTCCAGGATGCGGCCCTTGGGGAGCGCGAGCGTCAGGTGGTCGGGGCCGCGGACCGGGGCGGGGCTCACAGCGTCACCTCCGTGCTGTTCAGGTCGGTGAAGGTCAGCTCCGTGAAGGTCAGGCCCGAGGGTGAATCACTCACCCAGCGGCGGATGCCGCGCGCCGCGCTGAAGGACCGCAGTTCGGCCCGGTCGTCCGTCCAGGCGAGTTCCGCGTGCAGGCCCTGCGCCCGCGCCGCCCGCGCCCCGGCCAGATCCAGGGCCAGCACGACCTCCGGTTCGGGCGGCAGGACCGGCGCGAGCGCCTGCATCAGCCGTTCCAGCCCCATCGCGAAGCCCGCGCCGGGCAGCCCGCCCTCCAGCGCGTACCGGCCGCCGCCCAGCACCGGCTGGTTCAGGCCCGCCGAGTACGCCCGGAAGGTCAGGCCCGTGTAGTACCCGTAGCGGCGGCTGACGCCCAGGTCGAACAGCAGCGGCCCACCGTACAGCGCCGCCACGGCCCTCAGGTGCGCGACGGCCTCCTGCGCCCGCACGCCCGGCGCGAGGGCCTGCGCGGCGTCCAGCACCTCGGGACCGCCGTACAGGTCGGTCAGGGCGTGCAGCGTGCCGCGCACCGCGTCGCTCAGGCCGTGCTGCGCGGCCAGCAGGTCCACGTCCGCGCCACTCTTGCGGTCGATGGCCTCATGCACGGCGGCGCGCGCCTCGCCGTTCAGGCCCGCGTCCTCCAGCACGGCGTCCACGAAGCCCGGATACCCGACTTCCAGCTGCGCCTGCACGCCCGCCACCCCGATGGCGGCCGCCGCGAGGTGCAGCAGTTCCGCGTCGGACTGCGCGGTCTG
Above is a genomic segment from Deinococcus depolymerans containing:
- a CDS encoding ATP phosphoribosyltransferase regulatory subunit, with the translated sequence MPGVSSSASRPSSRPSTRAGFIPEGTRDVLPPEWSQREALRARLSACFSAWGYRGVEVPALEFASADHPQDALAFKLIDSGGQVLALRSEFTTAVGRLVRSRFPQGPFPLRLQYGGRLWLRALNSELGRLREFNQLGVELIGVQTAQSDAELLHLAAAAIGVAGVQAQLEVGYPGFVDAVLEDAGLNGEARAAVHEAIDRKSGADVDLLAAQHGLSDAVRGTLHALTDLYGGPEVLDAAQALAPGVRAQEAVAHLRAVAALYGGPLLFDLGVSRRYGYYTGLTFRAYSAGLNQPVLGGGRYALEGGLPGAGFAMGLERLMQALAPVLPPEPEVVLALDLAGARAARAQGLHAELAWTDDRAELRSFSAARGIRRWVSDSPSGLTFTELTFTDLNSTEVTL
- the hisG gene encoding ATP phosphoribosyltransferase, translating into MSPAPVRGPDHLTLALPKGRILEDAIALLSQAGLPLTMPEKSRALRHEFPGVTILELRNQDVPIYVDLGVADAGIVGKDVLIESGRTVYEPVDLKFAGCRLSLIREVGATGEITRVGTKYPRAARAYLHSRGITAETVKLSGNIELACLTGLADAVVDLVQTGGTLKANNLEEVEVLFHSTARLIVNRAALKVRAARLRPLIENLRALTAQ
- a CDS encoding MalY/PatB family protein, which produces MTDAGLKPADPRDTLDRAALRHPDSLKWTAFDPDVIPMWVADMDFAVAPPIMDALRARLERGLGYPQLMGDPGLKAQVGEALARHGLTGLGAEHLTFLPGVVPGIYAAVHALTSPGEPVVTMTPIYHPFHLAITDQDRRVAGVPLRDADGGYEINWAAMDAASRGSRLLLLCHPHNPTGRIWTAEELRRLRDLVLARDLFVMSDELHADLRYTDGPFESFAADPRVQSRTVTLTGPCKAFNTAGLGIGVMVSHNAALLSRVRRAAGGLMGHESALSITMWQAALRDGGPWLADTVAYLRGNRDFLADHLREHLPWVRFHVPQATYLAWLDLRAHPRAADIHAFLLQEARVAVHDGPVFAHEGHKPQYQGFIRLNFATSRELLTEALNRMTAALKREM